The proteins below come from a single Kosakonia sp. SMBL-WEM22 genomic window:
- the fliH gene encoding flagellar assembly protein FliH, translating to MSNELPWKRWTPDDLAFPQAAEFAPLLKQEKTASPYDESEETEQEELSAEQLQQQQLAQIQMQAHESGYNAGLAEGRKAGYDAAFQEGLAQGMEQGLNQARQQQAPIHARMQQLVSEFQYTLDALDSVIASRLMQMALEAARQVLGHAPVVDNSALIKQIQLLLQQEPLFSGKPQLRVHPDDLQRVEEMLGATLSLHGWRLRGDPTLHQGGCKVSADEGDLDASVATRWQELCRLAAPGVV from the coding sequence ACGCCAGATGACCTGGCGTTCCCGCAGGCAGCTGAATTCGCCCCCCTGCTGAAGCAGGAAAAAACCGCCTCGCCCTATGATGAGAGCGAGGAGACAGAGCAGGAAGAACTGAGCGCCGAGCAGCTGCAACAGCAGCAGCTGGCGCAGATCCAGATGCAGGCGCACGAAAGCGGCTACAACGCGGGTCTCGCCGAAGGACGCAAAGCGGGTTATGACGCCGCGTTTCAGGAAGGCCTTGCGCAGGGTATGGAGCAGGGTCTTAACCAGGCGCGTCAGCAGCAGGCGCCGATCCACGCCCGCATGCAGCAATTGGTGAGTGAATTCCAGTACACGCTGGATGCCCTTGATAGCGTGATCGCCTCCCGCCTGATGCAGATGGCGCTGGAAGCCGCGCGCCAGGTGCTTGGCCATGCGCCGGTGGTGGACAACAGCGCGCTGATCAAACAGATCCAGCTACTATTGCAGCAGGAGCCGCTGTTTAGCGGCAAGCCGCAGCTGCGCGTTCACCCGGACGATCTGCAGCGCGTTGAAGAGATGCTTGGCGCAACGCTCAGCCTGCACGGCTGGCGTCTGCGCGGCGACCCGACCCTGCATCAGGGTGGCTGCAAAGTCTCCGCCGATGAGGGTGATTTAGATGCCAGCGTCGCTACGCGCTGGCAGGAACTGTGCCGCCTGGCGGCACCCGGAGTCGTGTAA